The Candidatus Bathyarchaeota archaeon DNA segment AAGCTTTAATTTGAATTCTCCCTTTATTTAAAGGTTTATATGTAAATTTAGCTTCACCTAAACTATTCGTTAAACCAGTTAAAATTTGAGAATCTGCATGAAGCTTAATAGTAGCCCCGCCTATAGACTCATTATACTCATCAATAAGCTTAACTTTAATTAAAGATTCTTCATTCACTTTTCCAGTTTCAGGTGCTTCAATTACAATTTTAGTTGAAGCTTTCTCTATAGTTAAAGTTATTGAAGAATTTGAAGCTTCAAAAATGTTTGATCCAGGGTATTCAACTTCAACTTTATATTTTCCAGCTTTAAAATTCGCATTAAAAATTAAAGTTGCTTCTCCAGTATTGCTTGTTAAATTCATGCCTATAAAACTTGAGTTTAAATAAAACTTTACGGGTGCTTCAACAATTGGTTTTTCATTTACATCTTTAAGTTTAATAGTTAAAATTGTTGATTCTTTGTATTTAATTGTTGAAGGCGCATAAATATCAATTTTAACTTTTAATTTAACAACTTTAACTTGAATATTGAAATTTTCAATATGAGATATACCTCTAAAATCAAAATATAGAATTTGAAATGTTAATTGATGAATTCCCAATGCTGCTTCTAAAGGTGCTGAAACAAAAAGAAATGTTTCTAAAGTTTCTTCAGGTTTTAAACTTCCTAAACTTTTAAAATTTGGAGTCACAATTAATCCTGAAGATTCAACAACTTTCATTGAAATATTAAGCATTTCATCGTTTCCACCATTTTTAAAGTTTATTTTTAATTCAGAAGGTTTTTCAGCTCCAGCTTGAGCTTCAACAATTGAGAAATCGAAATCTTTAATAAACAATTTAACAATAATAAGTTTAAATTGATAAACATCTTCTTGAATAGCTATAGTTTCATTAAGCCAGTAAAGCTCAATCCGCATTAAATATTCTTTAGGTCCTTTAAGATTAGAAACAACTATTTTTCTTGAAGTTTCACTGTTTAAAGGACAGAACCAAGGTTGAGAAGCTTCATCATAAACTAAAATGTTATCCGCGAAAACTGTTAAGAAAAATTTTGGGTCTTCAAAAGTTGATGTTACACCTTGATTCCTTACAGTTACATCAATTAAAATAGGTTCACCATCATAAACTTTAGGGTTAAATTGAACATTTTTAAAGAAAGCTTCCTTAAAACCTTCAGTTTGAGTAATGAAACCTAAAAAAATTGTTGAAGCTAAAAGAAAAATTAAAAAAACTTTTTTAATGTTCAATTTTCTTCAATATAACCTACTTTTACTCTTGAATAAAACTTTTAATCAAAAACGCTTTAAATTAAATGTTCCTTTAAAAATTTAATTAATTTAAGAGGTTTAAAAATGGGTGTTTCAAGCTATTATAAAGGTAGAAGCCGAGAATACTATGCTATGAGGCTTTTAAGGAAAGAGGGCTGGATTTGTATTCGAAGCGCAGCTAGTCATTCACCTGCAGATATACTTGCAGCTAAAAACGGTGTTATACGTTTAATTCAAGTTAAAAGTGGAAGAATAAATTTAAAAGAGAAAAAAGAGTTAAAACGTTGGGCTAAAGCATTTAAAGCTAAAGCTGAAATTTGGCTTTTTAAAAATGGTAGAGTAATAAAGGAAGTTATTTAACAAAAATAAAAGAGGGAAAAAATTGACTTTAAAACAATTAATTAAACTTACTTTTTTTATAATTCTTCTTATATTTACAGCTACTTTCCCTATTTTTAAACCCTCCCTCTCTATAGATGGAGAGTTAACTATAGATGGTAATCAAACTTTCATTGTTAACTCAAGAATTTTAATTCACACCGGAAACATTACGATTAAAGATAATGGAACTCTTTTAATTGAAAATGGAATGTTGCAACTTTCAATTAGGGGAGAAAACCCATATAATATTACAGTTAAAGATAAAGGTAAAATCTTAATTAGAAACGGAAACCTTACAGCTTTAAATGAAGCTTCAACAATAACTTTAATGAATAACGCTAATTTAACATTATTAAACTCTTTTATATCAGGCTTTAAAATAGTTAAATTTAATGGAAACTCAAGTTTTATAATTGAATCTTCTAAGTTAAACGTTAAAACTGTTTTAGGAAACTGCTCTATAGTTAAAATTCAAAATAGTAATGCGGTTGAATCAATAATAAACTTAAACTGCTCTAAAGCTTTTATAGAAAATTTTCATAGTAAAACCTTAATTTTAAATTCTACATTCGCTTCTATAACAAGTTTTCAAGGAACAACATTTACATCCTCAAGCTTAAAAATCAAGTTAGAAAATAGTTTAATTGAAAAAGCTTTAATCGGAAGCTTAAACGCTTCAATAAAAGACTCCAGCTTTAAACTTTTAATTGTTAATGGTTTCGGGAAAATTTATAATGTTACAACTACTGAGAAACCTGTAGAAGCTGGAGGCATGATTTACGCTTTACCAAATTCAACATTTTTAAGATACTGGTATTTAACTTTAAACGTAATAGATTTAACTAATACAGGTATACCTGCTAACATTACAATATACGATTTAAACAATTCAGTTGTGTTAAAAGGGCAAGCTTTAATAAATGGAAAATTTAAAACAGCTATTTTAGCTGAAAAAATAAATGAAACAAAAACGCTTTTTGTAGGAAATTACTTAGTTCAAGCTGAATACAAAAACTATTCAACCTTTAAAACACCTTTAACAATTGATGGAAACAAGGAAATCTTAATAAAATTCTATTATATTATACCTATTGAAAGCGCTGTATCAATTCAAATTTTGAAAAGTAAAGTGAAAGTTGGTGATTCTATCACAGTTAAAGGTATAATTAATCCTCCATTAGGAAACGCCTTAATTGAAATTCATTACATTAAACCTGACGGTTCAGAAATAGTTAAAGCTACCTTCACAAATATTGATGGAATATTTACAAGTAAATTTAATCCTGATGCGCCTGGAAAATGGTTAATTTATGCAAATTGGGTTGGTGGAGAAAATTATATTGGGAACAAAGCTGCTTTCACACAAAAGTTAACGCTTTATGTTGAAGAAAAGCCTTCTCCAGTAAAAGCTCTTTTAACTATAGCCCCAATAATCATAATAGTTTTAACTGTGCTTTTAGCTTTAGCTTTTTTCACGCTTCAAAAAAGAAAAAAATAGTTTAAAACAGTAAAGCTTTTATTCTTCATGAAAGTAAAATTATTTTTTTAATGAAAAAACTTAAAAATATTAAGAGTAAAGGCGTAAACACAGTTATTTCTTCTCTTCTTCTCATTTCCATCGCTACTGCAACAGCCTTATTATCCTATTATTACATTATGAATTATACTACTCCCCCTTCAACAAAACCTATCGAAATAATTCAAATAGATAATGTTATTTGGTTTAGCCAAAATAAAATCTTAGCCTACATTTCTAATTATGGTTCAGTTAAAAGAGTTATTGAAGTAGCTTTTATAGATGGAAATAGAGGTTTCCCTAGCGCATTAGTTGAAGTTAACCCAGGAGAAACTAAAATTATAGAGTTTACTTTTGAAAATAATATTCAACCAGGAGAGCATTTAATAAAAGTTGTATGTCAAGATGGAACACTAGGATTATTAACATATAGATTCTTAGAGCCTTCCACAATAACAACAACTTCTTTTACCACAACAACTTTAACAACTACAACCACTACTGAGACAAGCCCATGCTTTATTGTTCAAGCTTACTATGACGCTGAAAAATCCACTGTCCTACCTGCCGTAAGGGTTATTCAATCATTCAGAGATAATATCATAGCTAAATCTTCAATAGGTTTTCATCTTTTAAAAGTTTTTAATTCTTTATATTATCCTTTATCAAAGTTTTTAACTCCTTTAGTAATGAAGTACCCTACGTTAAGTTTAATTGTAAAAATAGCTTTAAGCCCAGTTTTAGTTTTAACTTTATTTTTAATTAATTTCGTTTATCTTTTAAATTCTGAAATTAAATTTTTATCTTTTATTTTAATTAATTCTGTATTCTTTTGTATAATCTATTTAAAGCCAGCTTCATTAACTAAGAAGCGTTCCATTAATGCTTTAAAAGATTTAACATTTATCACTTTAATTTTAACACTTACACTTGAAGCTTTATCTTTAAGCGTATTAGCTTCAACATTTATGATAGCATCAATATTATGTTTAACATTCCTCTTAATAACTTTATTATTTATTTAAGCGATTTTCTAAATGAAATTTTATTCTTGCATTATAATGCTCTCCTTGATTATAGCTTTTGTAAGTTTCCTTCTTGCATTCTCAATAAACTATTTCTAGAAACACATTTTTACTTCCCCTTTCTCAAAAGAAAGTTTCTCCAACTCAATAAGCTTTAAAGCTTCAACTCCAATTAAATCTAGCTAATTGATTCTTTTCCTTTATTTAGAGTAGAATTAAACTTTTTAACTGAATTACACATGAAAGCACATGAGCTAAAAAATTTATTATTAATTCATTAATTAAAGAGTTATACATTTTATGCTTCTATTTTTTATGGAGCTAAATTATTAAGTTTTAAGGTTTTAATGTAAGGTTTCGCTTTATTTATTATTTCTTCATCCTCTGTTATTAATGTTAAATTCATTTTTTTAGCATAAAAAACATAAGAAGCATCGGTAAAAGTTAACTGCAATTTTTCAGCTATAGTAAGTATTTCTTCCTCATGGCATTCAATAACTAAAGATTTTTATAAGGCTAAAGCGTACTCTTAACAAATTCCATCAATTTTAGCTTCGTTACAGTTAACTCTACCATAAAGAATGCTTTCCTTCCATAGAACATTGTATAACTCGTATCTAGCTAACTCTATTGTGTAATTTTTAGATAAAACTTCAACAGTATTCCTCGCTATTGCCTTAAATATTGCGGAAGAATCGAAAAGATAACTCATCGTTTTTCTCTATCCTCTCTAATAGACTTCACAATATCCTCTATTGGAATCTTGGCTAGTATAGGCTTTAAAGCCTCATGCTTTCTTTCAGCCTTTTAACTTCCTCCTCCATAATAACGTCTTCAATCGCTTTTCTTAAAACTTTTGATGGTTTTAAACCCAGCTTTTTAAGTTTCTCCTTAACTTGGAACTTTAGTGGATATAGTGGTGTAACCACTCAATATGACCACCATTTAAGTTTACCAATAATGCCTAACATAAAGTTTACTAAAAATTCCACTTCTTTCAGCTATAAAAAGAAAAAATAAAGTAACTTTAATCCATTACCAAGATGAGGCCTATATTCAGTAGAAATACCGGTAAGCTCATTAAACAGAAAGCTATAAGTCGTAGATAACTCACTAATTGCGAGAAAACCATGCTTTTCCTTTCATAAAAATGTTTTCTCCTCTCTTTCCTCTTTA contains these protein-coding regions:
- a CDS encoding Ig-like domain repeat protein encodes the protein MNIKKVFLIFLLASTIFLGFITQTEGFKEAFFKNVQFNPKVYDGEPILIDVTVRNQGVTSTFEDPKFFLTVFADNILVYDEASQPWFCPLNSETSRKIVVSNLKGPKEYLMRIELYWLNETIAIQEDVYQFKLIIVKLFIKDFDFSIVEAQAGAEKPSELKINFKNGGNDEMLNISMKVVESSGLIVTPNFKSLGSLKPEETLETFLFVSAPLEAALGIHQLTFQILYFDFRGISHIENFNIQVKVVKLKVKIDIYAPSTIKYKESTILTIKLKDVNEKPIVEAPVKFYLNSSFIGMNLTSNTGEATLIFNANFKAGKYKVEVEYPGSNIFEASNSSITLTIEKASTKIVIEAPETGKVNEESLIKVKLIDEYNESIGGATIKLHADSQILTGLTNSLGEAKFTYKPLNKGRIQIKALYEGNENYSSCYALTIITVEPIKTSLTLITQPFIQGNEIQVKAILKDEFNNPISNASLTFTFIVNDNPIYKETVLTNNFGEAFSKCKFSSVNSIKIKVEFLGSEKFSGSSASTLIYPSTAILFIIGLILTATVATIIFVYAKKFHLLNKIGSLIRIGFPKLLKPEQPKNKCIQCGLEIPKGALYCSKCGAYQFPYAASTSLLTEEDKKVLDYIVSHGGTISIPKAIEDLGLTKERLMQAIERLKKMGKLEQIE